The proteins below are encoded in one region of Deinococcus sp. KNUC1210:
- a CDS encoding single-stranded DNA-binding protein, whose amino-acid sequence MSALTLHLTGVLGTSITVNLTDERDVLPTLRKYGHQGWTSGNIPAGGLVLPLAMADDFDWALIGARPYTNADGEACVLYRGHSYKRREMDEVDTKKLKLPKIVKYSRGAKPTDPAHLKEGEDGGVQYVTLISFKGAGRVIEAYLNPDNRTSQPEQQASQEVPDVLRKDLVHRLNAVLKIKRLSMADVLREQGVQQLVQVDDLALAQIVARLEQA is encoded by the coding sequence GTGAGTGCCCTCACCCTCCATCTGACCGGCGTCCTGGGCACCAGCATCACGGTGAACCTGACGGACGAGCGCGACGTGCTGCCGACCCTCCGCAAATACGGTCATCAGGGCTGGACCAGCGGGAACATCCCCGCAGGCGGGCTGGTGCTGCCGCTGGCAATGGCCGACGACTTCGACTGGGCCCTGATCGGAGCGCGGCCCTACACCAACGCCGACGGCGAGGCCTGCGTGCTGTACCGGGGCCACAGCTACAAGCGCCGCGAAATGGACGAGGTGGACACCAAGAAGCTCAAGCTGCCGAAGATCGTCAAGTACAGCCGGGGCGCGAAACCCACCGACCCCGCGCACCTGAAGGAAGGCGAAGACGGCGGCGTGCAGTACGTCACGCTCATCAGCTTCAAGGGCGCTGGGCGCGTGATCGAGGCGTATCTCAATCCGGACAACCGGACCAGTCAGCCTGAGCAACAGGCCAGCCAGGAAGTGCCGGACGTGCTGCGGAAAGACCTCGTGCACCGCCTGAACGCCGTTCTGAAGATCAAGCGGCTGAGCATGGCCGACGTGCTCCGCGAGCAGGGCGTGCAGCAGCTGGTTCAGGTGGATGACCTGGCGCTGGCGCAGATCGTGGCCCGACTGGAGCAGGCATGA